A segment of the Bacillus licheniformis DSM 13 = ATCC 14580 genome:
TCTCCTGTCCGGGGGATATCACGATTGTCTTTACTTCCAGAGCGTTTCAGCCTCATGCCGAACGATTTGGAAGTGACTATTTGTTTGTAGGGCCGTCGATTGCGAGCAGGCAGGATCCGGGAAGCTTCCCGTTCGCCGAGCTGGAGGGGGAAACCGTCATCGTGATCTCGATGGGCACGATCTTTAATCAGCAAAAAGAGCTGTATCATATGTGTATCGAAGCGCTGAAAGACTTTGACGGCAAGGTGGTCATGTCTGTCGGGAAATCAACGGATCCTAGGGATCTCGGCAGCATACCGGATCATTTTATCGTGAGGCCGTATATCCCGCAATTGGAGGTTTTGAAACAAGCTGATGTATTTGTCACACACGGCGGTATGAACAGTACAAATGAAGGCCTTTACTTTGATACACCGCTCATCGTCATCCCGATGGGGGCAGACCAGTTTTTCGTCGCTGATCAGGTGGAACGTACAGGCGCCGGGATCAAGCTGGACAAAAATGAACTTTCCCCGGCTGTTTTACAAAAAACGATTAAAGATATGCTTGAAAACCGCTCCTATAAAGACGACGCCGCCAAAATCGGCCGCTCGCTCCGCAATGCCGGCGGCTATCAAAAAGCAGCGGATGCCGTATTGGAGTTGGCGGGGAGAAAGTAAGACGCTCCAAAAACGGAGCGTCTCGCTAGTTCATCCTGATCTTCCGCTCAACACTGCCGTCTTTTTTATGGACGACGACGGCGGTTCCTTTATTTTCGGCGATTTCTTTCGCCCGTTCGACGGCTTCTGCTTTTGTATCCTTTACTTCGCTGGCCCGCTTAGCGTCTTCGGCTTTGACTGCCCAGCCTTTTTCATGTTTGATGACATGCTCGCACTTTTCCGCAAGCTCCGGCCTGCTGCTCGAACCGCTGTCACCACGTTTTGTTTCATCGGCTTTTTCTGCATAGGATTTAAGCTCGCTTTTGCTTCTGTTATCCGCCCATTCCTTCGCCTGACTCGTCGCAATCGGAATTGCCCGGCTTTCGTCGTATCCTTCGTCAACCATCGCATTCGCAATTTCAATAGCTTTCTTTTTCACCGGTTTGTCCAAATGTTTCAATGAAGCAGGATAGTCTTCCATTGACCATGGCATTTGGCCATTCCTCCTTTTTCATAAAGTTTTACCCGCTGGATGCCGATCAAAAAACACGGATTCATCAGATGAATCATTGTATACTATAAAAAAACACAAATGAGAGGGCGAACCTTCCGTGCGCTACGACAAAACAGATTTGGAAAACGAACTGAAAAAAATTGAAAAATGGGAAAAGGAACAGCAGAAAGCATGGTTTTGGGAAAGGATCGGCCGGCTGCCGTTCAAAGTTCTGGACAAGCTTACGCCGGCATTCATTCAAGATAAAATCGGCCTGCTGCTAGACGAAATCGGCGGCTTTATTCAAAATGGAGGCCAATATTTGACGTCCGAAAAGCATCTGATCCGCCAGTTTCAAAAAAAGCTGCCGGATGAAACGATCGAAACGATTGAAGATATTCAATGGGCTCCTTTGGAAGTGATGGATCAAATATGTGAAAATCTCGGGAAAAACAGGGCGAATACCGCAGCAGTCCAAGGAGCGACAACCGGTGTGGGCGGCTTGTTCACGCTTGCCGTCGATATTCCCGCAATCCTCGGCCTTTCTTTAAAGACATTGCAGGACATCGCGGTATCTTACGGCTACGATCCTAAAGAAAAAACGGAGCGGATGTTTATTATTAAATGTCTGCAGCTCAGCGCTGCTGATATTGTCGGGAAAAGGGCGATCATTCAGGAACTCAGCCGATACCATCAACCATCAGGCTCCCGTGAAAATATGATTTCGCAAATTCAAGGCTGGCGGGAAGTTGTTTATACATACCGCGATTCTTTCGGATGGAAAAAGCTGTTTCAAATGGTGCCAGTAGCAGGAATCCTTTTTGGTGCAATCTCAAATCGTTCGATGGTGAACGGTGTTGCCGAAACAGGGATGATGATGTATAAAAAGCGGCGCATCATGGAAAGGCTTGCGGAGCTGGACGCGACAGAAACAGAGGGATAAAAAGGCTGCCGTTTGATAACGGCAGCCTTTCTTATAGAGTTACGCTTTTTCTGTAAAGCGAGGCAGTCTGAAGATAATCGCGCAAATGCCGCAGACGCCGATTAAAATCGGATAAAAAGAATAAGGAAGGATGCTGATAGGCGATATTTTCGCGATTTGTGCAGCTGACAGCATTTGTGCACCGTAAGGAATCAATCCTTGAACCGCACAGGAAAAAATATCAAGGATGCTCGCCGATTTCCTGTTGTCGATTCCGTACCTGTCAGATAAATCTTTTGCCAGCGGCCCCGCTGTAATGATGGCAATCGTATTGTTGGCCGTCGCCAGGTTTGCCGCGCTGACAAGGCCGGCAATGCCCGCTTCAGCTCCTTTTTTTGAACGGATTCTCCGCGATACAAATTGAAGGAGAAACGCGATCCCGCCGTTTCGCTTCATCATTTCCGCCATTCCGCCAATCAGAAGCGATAAAATGATCAGTTCAGACATCCCGCCGATGCCTTCGGTTATCGCCGTCAAATACGTATGAAGCGTCAGGCTTCCGTCGGAAATTCCGATTACCCCGGCTAATACGATGCCGCCGAAAATAACGGCCATAACATTAAATCCGAGAAGGGCAAATATCAGAACCCCGAGATACGGCAGCACCTTCACCCAGCTGTAAGTCCCGGCTTGTGCTCCGGGATGCCCTCCGGCTGAGAACACCATCAGCAGAATGACCGTGGCAACCGCGGCAGGCAGAACGATCAGGAAATTCGTTTTAAACTTGTCCGACATTTTCGTCTTTTGAGTGCGGACAGCGGCAATGGTCGTATCGGAAATAAATGATAAGTTATCGCCGAACATCGCGCCCCCCACAACCGCAGCAACCGAATATGCCGCCGGAACGCCGATTTCAGCGCTAATCCCCGCTGCGATCGGAGCGAGCGCAGCAATCGTTCCGGTTGACGTGCCCATCGACACAGAGATAAACGCAGCGATGATAAATAAACCGGCAACCATAAACTGCCCCGGTACAAATGAAAGCGCGAGATTAACGGTTGATTCGACGGCCCCCATCGCCTTTGCGGCTGATGAAAACGCTCCGGCCAAAATAAAGATCATCACCATGATCATTATGTCGGGGTGCCCGGCGCCCTTCGCAAACCACTCCGTCTTTTGGCTGAGCTTCTCCTTCCTGTTCATCGCCAGTGAGACAACCGATGCCGCAAGCGCCGCGGCCACGATTGGCAGGCTGTAAAAGTCGCCTGTGATCAAGCCTGATCCAACGAATAAACAAACAAATAAAAACAGCGGCAAAAGCCCTGAGGCTTTTCCGTTTTGATTTTGCATGATGTACACCTCTTCTGTAGGTTCAAACCGTTTTTTCACCAATATCCAACACTTTAAAAGGCGCACGCGCAAAAGTCAAATGGTAAAATAAGTTCTGGAGAAAATCAAATCAAAAGCGGGGGAAGCCGATGGATCGCAAAACGAATCTTCTTGAATTGACAAAGGAAGTCGCAGAAAAGCACGCCAATTTTCTTGTTTCGGAAGTGAACGACCATTGTATGCGAATTGCCGTTTTGGAGGGCGAATACGTATGGCATATCCATCCCGGCTCAGATGAACTGTTTATTGTTTTGGAAGGGGAGCTGTTGATCGATTTTCAGGATCGCCCCACAGAAGTTCTGAAAGCGAATGATTCCCTGCTGATTCCGAAAGGCGTCATTCACCGGACACGCGCTGATGTCAGGTCGGTTAACCTTTGTATAGAAAAAACTAATGCGGAAACCGTCCCGTTCGCGGAAGGGAATGTGCTGAAGCTGATACGGTGCAAATCAGCCGAACAAAAGCTTCAAGCATTCAGCGAGGCGCAGGCCAAATGGGCTCCGCTGCAAAACGTCAGCGGATTCATCAGGCAGTGGGGCGGATGGATGGAAACAGAAGACGGGCCGGAAGCCGTCGTCCTGGCGCTTTGGAAATCGAAGCACGATTATTTGAACTTTATGGCGGAACATCATGATGAGATATATGAAAGAACGCATCAGAAAGGCACATTCGAATCCATCAACATTACGCTGTTTGAAGATCCTGCCGAGATATCTGAAACGCTGCAGAACAATACGCCGGCTCCGGTACCGGAATGGACGGTAATGGGCAGCGGACGATTGCGCGATCCACACTCTCTTTCGTGAATGTGCTATTTGTGTTTACTCTTTTTGAAATGTGGAATGTAAAAACCATAACACTTCAAAAGGAGGAATCAAAAATGGCAAACAATAATGACGACAACAAAATGAGCAGGGAAGAAGCAGGCAGAAAAGGCGGAGAAAAAACAAGCCAAAACCATGATAAAGAATTCTACCAAGAGATCGGTCAAAAAGGCGGAGAAGCTACAAGCCAAAACCATGACAAAGAATTCTACCAGGAAATCGGCGAAAAAGGCGGGGAAGCCACAAGCCGCAACCATGACAAAGAGTTCTACCAGGAAATCGGCGAAAAAGGCGGAGAAGCCACAAGCCGCAACCATGATAAAGAATTCTACCAAGAAATCGGTGAAAAGGGCGGAGAAGCCACAAGCAAAAACCATGACAAAGAATTCTACCAGGAGATCGGTAAAAAAGGCGGAGAAGCCACAAGCCGCAACCATGACAAGGAGTTCTATCAAGAAAACGGCGAAAAAGGCGGACGCCAAAGAAGAAGCGGTTAATGTGCGGTGAAGAGAGGGGCTGACAAACAGCCCCTCTCTTTTTATGAAGATGCCTGCCGCTGCCGCTTGAACGCCCATATTAAATTATTATAAATTATTGATCTTCTGAAGAGATTTCCGGTCTGTTTTGTTATATAATTTACAGATGATGCATCAAATTGTAGTTATAAAAGTTTGAATGCTAAAAGTTAAGGACTAAAGTACTGGTGGGAGTGTACCGAATGGCAGCGTTGATTAAATTTTTTCAGCATCCTGGGGTCAGGCGTTTTTCAGTTTTTGTTGTATTGGCGGGGGTTTTATATCTGTTCCGCAGCATGATGAATCTCATATTGCTCACATTTATCTTTACGTTTTTGATGAACCGTCTGGAAAATGTGATCCGCGGTTTTTTAAACCGCTTTATTAAAGTCAGCCAGAGACTGATTATTTCTTGTTTGTATGCGGCTCTTGCCATCGCGCTTTCGATCGGCGGTGTGGTCTATTACCCCGTAATCGTCACCCAGATTCAGCAGCTGATCAAACAAGGAAAGCATATCGCTTCTCACCCTGACAGCATTCCTTTTCTCGATATGATCACCGGTATGTTCGGCGATATCAATTTGACATCCTATTTGGAAAAGGGTCTTAACTTTATCTATACATATATCACGGATATCAGCACGTTTGGCCTGCAGGTGGTTATGTCATTGGTTCTCAGCATGTTCTTATTGATCGAAAAAGACAAAGTCATGAGCTTAATGGATAAATTTAAGACGAGCAAAATAGCTATTTTCTACGAGGAAATTGCTTACTTTGGGAAAAAATTCACGAGAACGTTCGGCAAGGTGCTTGAGGCTCAGTTTATTATCGCCACCATCAATTGCGCACTGACGACCATTGCCCTCGCCATTATGGGTTTTCCTCAGCTTTTCGGCCTTGCCGTCATGGTGTTTTTCCTCGGGCTGGTTCCGGTCGCAGGCGTTGTGCTCTCCCTTATTCCGTTAAGCATTATCGCCTACAGCATCGGCGGAATCGCTTATATCGTATCACTGGTATTGGTCATCATGATCGTCCATGCGATAGAGGCCTATTTCCTCAATCCGAAATTGATGTCCGCAAAGACGGAGCTGCCGATTTTCTTCACGTTTATCGTGCTGATTTTTTCTGAACATTTTATTGGGATTTGGGGTTTAATTATCGGTATTCCAATATTTGTTTTCCTGCTTGATATACTTGATGTTACAAATCAGGAGAAAAACCGAACAGCAGGCACACGAAAATAGCATATATTTGTAAATCGAAAAATTCGGTTTACATATTTCGAATTTTCAGGTATAACTGTTATATAACGAAATAGCGCCACACGTTTAATCCTTTAGTAGGAGTGGGGGACCCGATCATTTGGGGTGAATTTTTCTGTTCCCGTGCGAACCGAAAGACGGACATCTCTTCGTCCGAACCCGTCAGCTAACCTCATCAACGTGAAGAGAGTCATGTGGAACCAATTTTAATGGTAAAAGCCCGTGGGAGATCTCTCATGGGCTTTTTTTAGAAAGGGGAGATATGTTATATGAAGTTAGCAACAAAAATTATTATCGCTCTATTGCTCGGTGCAGTCGTCGGTATTATACTGAACGTCACTTCACCGGATTTATTCAGCAAGCTTAATACATTTTTATTCGGGCCGCTCGGCACGATCTTCCTTAACTTAATCAAGATGCTCGTTGTACCGATTGTTTTCTTTTCTCTGACTTTAGGGGTAGCAGGACTTGGAGATCCAAAGAAATTGGGCAGAATCGGTGCCAAAACGATTTCTTTCTTTTTAATAACTACTGCAATTGCCATTATTATCGGACTTGTTTTAGCGTTGGTCATCAAACCTGGAACGATCGGAACATATGATACAAGCGCTGCGGAATATTCAGCCCAGAAAGCGCCAAGCATTTCTGACACGCTTTTGAATATCATTCCGACAAACCCGGTTCAGGCAATGGCTGAAGGAAATATGCTGCAAATCATTGCTTTCTCCATTTTGGTCGGTCTCGGAATTACGATGCTGGGCAAAAAAGCGGACGCTCTTCTCAAAGTGGTTGAACAGGGTAACGATCTGATGATGTACCTGGTCAATCTTGTCATGAAGTTCGCGCCGTACGGTACGTTCGGCTTGATTGCCGGGGCAATCGGAAGCCAGGGCTGGGACGCCATTAAAGCAATGGGGCTTTATATGATCGTCGTTATTCTGGCGCTGTTCATTCATACCATCGTCACATACGGCGCAGCGATTGCGCTTCTGGCAAAGCGGAACCCGCTCACATTCTTTAAAGATTTTTCAGAGGTTATGCTTGTTGCCTTCAGTACGTCCAGCAGCAACGCGACGCTTCCGGTTTCGATGGATGTCGCTCAAAGAAAGCTGAAAGTTCCAGAGCCGATCTCAAGCTTTGTCCAGCCGCTCGGAGCTACGATCAACATGGACGGAACGGCGATCATGCAAGGGGTGGCAACAGTCTTTATCGCTCAGGTGTACGGCAATGACCTGTCGCTCACACAGCTGTTGATGGTTGTTCTCACGGCAGTGCTTGCCAGCATCGGAACAGCGGGTGTTCCGGGTGTCGGACTCATTATGCTCGCCATGGTTCTTCAAACAGTTGGCCTTCCAGTTGAGGGAATTGCGCTAATATTGGGAATTGACCGACTTCTGGACATGATTCGTACGGCTGTCAATACAACAGGCGATGCAGCATGTGCGGTCATCGTCACCGAGACGGAAAAGAAACACGGCAAAATCGAAGCCCCTCATAGTGAAGTGTCCGTGTAACTTAAGAAATGATATAATCAAACAGTGCCTTTTCGGCACTGTTTATTTTTTTGGAAAGAGGAGGGGGCTATGACAAAGCAGCCTGTTTTACATATAGAAAATGTTGATAAAATCATAGACGGCAAAACGATATTGAAAGATATCCGCTTAACGGCGGATGAAGGGGAGATCATCGGTCTGCTTGGTCCGAACGGATCAGGAAAAACGACCCTCATCAAATTGATCACCGGTTTAATCAAAATGAAGAGCGGATCAATTGTCATAAACGGCTTTCCGATTGACCGCCAATTTGAAAAAGCGATCCAGTCCGTCGGAGCCATTGTAGAAAATCCTGAATTCTATCCGTATCTGACAGGCTATGAAAATCTGAAGCACTATGCAAATATGCACGCTGGAATCGGACGGGAAAGACTGGAGGAAGTCATCAGCAGAGTCGGCCTTGAAGATGCCGCAGAAGACAAGGTCAAAACATACTCGCTTGGAATGAAACAGCGCCTCGGTATTGCCCAGGCGATTCTTCACCGGCCAAAACTGCTGATTTTGGACGAGCCGACGAACGGATTGGACCCGGCGGGAATGAAAGATTTCCGCGAACACTTGCGTGAACTCGCCGAAGAAGAAGGAACGGCGATCCTGTTTGCGACTCACTTGCTGAAGGAAGTGGAAGATTTATGCGACCGGGTCGTCATCCTTCAAAAAGGGAAAATCAAATCAACTGTCGTCCTTAATCAAGCGGACGAGAAACAGGAAAAGGCGATGCTGGAGGTACAGCCTCATGACAAAGCGCTTCAGTGGCTGAAAGACCAAGGATACGAAGCTCGCACCGAAAAAGGCCTGCTTGCCGTAAAGGTGGAGAAAGCGCAAATTCCGGCTTTAAATCAACAGCTTGTCGCCAATGATATTGACGTCTATTCGATCGCTCCGTTTAAGCAGTCTCTTGAGGATGAATATATGGCGCGGACGAATGGAATAGAAGAGAGGAATGCTGATGTTTAAACTGATTCAAAACGAGCATGTTAAATTGCTGAAGCGCAAAGTAACATTTGTATCGCTGGCGCTGATTGTAGTCTTTCAATTTCTCCTCGCGCTCATCACCAAAAGAATCCTGATGGGCGCCGGGGCAGAGGATCATTTTATCGGCTATTTTTCATTCACCCCAAACCTGAATATCCTCTTGCAGGGGCTTTCGATTGTGGTGGCGGCTTCAATTATATCCTTTGAATATGATAAAAAGACGATCAAGTTTTTGCTGATCCGCCCTGTCAGAAGAGAAAAGATTCTCGTTTCTAAATACGTGACGAGCGTGCTCGCAAGCATTTGGCTTTTTATTATTTACTACGGATTTTCTATATTGTTCGGCCTGCTCTTTTTCGGCGTGAAGCTCGACGAAAAAGCGGAGCCGCTCTTTATCAATACGGTGAAAATGATCGGGACGCAGTGGTTTGAAGTATGGATGATGGTTTCATTTGCGTTTTTATGCTCGGCATTATTCAAAAGCAGCGCGCTCAGCATCATGGTGTCGATTGTCGTGCTGTACGGCGCCAAAATGCTTGTGACGATTATGGCGTATTTGGAAAAGCCGCTCGGCAAGTTTTTATTGTTCGCCAATACCGATTTAACGCAGTACGCCGGAGAGGCAAAGCCGCTTTTTGCCGGGATGACGCCTTTATTCTCGCTCTTCATCGTCTTTATCCATCTCGTGTTTTTTCTCGGAACGGCATGGTGGGGCTTTTGCAAACGCGATATGAAGGTATAAATAATTGTCCAAAGTGTGACAAAAGGAATGACATTTTTGTGAAATATGTCGTAATTACCGTGTGAATCTCCTATTCTCAATTATAATTTTAGGAAGGGAATGGGGGATGAGACATCTATGAAAAAGTTTATTACGGCGTTGCCGATTGTATTGCTGCTGTCATTTTCATTTGTTTCTTTTGCCTTTAACTTTGATCATCTCGTATATTTTAGACTTGCGCTCGGACTATTTTCGCTTGCAGGTTTGTTTCTGTTATATAAATTGAAAAACGGCGTCCGCCTCTTTATGGCATACCTTTATGGAAGCTGGATCGTGCTGGCCGGAATCGCCGCATATGAAGAACCGCTTTTTTCCGATTTCTTCTTCGGCGGCCTCACGATCACGATGGGCTACTTAACCTACATGCTGATTTATCTCGGTATGAAGGTTGACCGCCGCGGCGGTCAAGCCGTTTAGTCAAAAGCGCACCTCGCTGAAGGTGGGCTTTTTTGTTTTGCCAAGGCTATCATTTGCACAACGAGCCGAGAACGAACTATAATACTTATTAAATCTATCGGAATTTGGTCAGGAGGATGCCGGCGTGTGTTCAATATTTGTGAAAACGGAAAGGCAGCAGGAATGGCTCGATAAAATCGGAAAATTGGCGGATGAATTTGAGAAAACAGCAGCGTACTATGACGAACATGCACAATTTCCCGCAGAACATATTCAAAAGCTGCGGGATTCAGGCTACACAGCGCTGACGGTCGGAAAAGATTACGGAGGAGAAGGCATTTCGCTCTACGATATGCTTTTGTTTCAGGAACGGCTTGCCAAAGGAGACGGACCGACGGCTCTCAGCATCGGCTGGCACTTAAGCGTGATGGGGGAACTGGCGGAGGGAAACAGCTGGGACCGGGATGTGTTTTCATCGCTTTCCCATGAAGCATTAAAGGGCGCGCTGATCAACAGAGCGGCAAGTGAAGCGCAGACAGGCAGCCCGACAAGAGGAGGACGCCCCGGAACCCATGCAGTCAAAAAGAACGGCGGCTGGATTGTAAACGGCCGTAAAACATTCACAACGATGTCTCCGGTTCTCGACTATTTTCTTGTCACCGCTTGGATTGAAGAGAAGCAAATGATCGGCGTTTTCTTGATCCATAAAGATGCGGAAGGCTTGGCAATAGAAGAAACGTGGGATATGGCGGCGATGAGGGGCACGGGAAGCCACGATTTGGTGCTGACCGATGTCCGTCTGGACGAATCCATGCTTGTTGAACTGTTGGCTGGTAAAAGAACCGATAAAATCAACGGCTGGCTGCTTCATATACCGGCTGTCTATTTAGGGATCGCACAAGCAGCGAGAGACTATGCTGTCCAATTTGCAAAAGACTATCAGCCGAACAGCTTGAAAGGTCCGATCAAAGAGGTGCCCGCTGTTCAGCGCCATATCGGCGAAATCGATCTGGAACTCATGAAAGCCCGCCACTTTATGTATCATGTTGCAGAGCTTTATGATGATCCGGAGCGCCGCGCCCTTTTGACAGGTGAGCTTGGAGCGGTTAAGCACACGGTAACGAATACGGCCATTGATGTCGTAGACAAGGCGATGAGAGTCGTCGGAGCGAAAAGTCTCGCAAGAACGAACCCGCTCCAAAGATTCTACCGCGATGTCCGGGCGGGCCTCCACAACCCGCCGATGGATGATGCGACAATCGCCAAGCTTGCAGGAATTGCATTCAGCGAATAGTTTTGTCATTCTTTAAGCTTTAGCGGGGTGTCGATCCGCTAAAAGAAGCCGTTCAAAATCAGCGGCTTCTTTTTTATGTTTGTTTTGCTTTTGAAATGGCCAAAAGGCGGTTCTCGTGTCTGCGGTCGATCTTGTCATAAATGACTTCCATTTCTTTCGGGTTCTTGGCGATTTCTTTTTTATATTCTTCGACAAGCTGATGAAAGGTTTTAATCTTCCGTTTTGACATGTTTATCCGCCTTTCTTGATGGATTGGTATTCGCTTTCAAGTTCGCTTAAAGACAATTCGTAGAGGTGGCGCTCTTCTTTTTTATATATGCCAAGCTGGATAAGACGCTGAATGAGTTGTTTCTTTCTCATTTCCACCGCTTTCTTTAATTGAGGGGCCATGTGATCACCTCGTCAACCATTAGTGATATTGATAATCATTATCAATTAATTGCATTATACTAAACCTGATCACCGAATGTAAAGCGACATCTTCGAAAGAATATTGAATAAAATCGAAAAATATGAATTATTATCCAAAAGAATATATAAAAAAAGAAGCCGACAAGGGCTTCACAACTAGAAAAAATAATTGCAAAATAGGAACAAAAAACATTCTACCGGAATATAAAAAACGAATCAAGAACTTTTTATGAAATTTCGACATTTTAAGTTTCCCGGGAAATACTCGTGTCGAATTTTTTAAAGCTCATTCTTTTATGAAACAAATTTTGCTGCTGTCCCGTCTTGTATAAAAAGGACATGGGGGTGCTCCCATGTCCGGCGGTTCAGACAAAAAATCAGGACTTTAAACGAATTAGCTAATATGTTCAGCCAGGAATTCATTCACTTCTTCAGGCGTTTTGGCATTTGCGCTGTGAAGGTGTCCCGTTTTTTCGCCGTTTTTGAAAATCAACAGGCTTGGAATGCCCATGACCTGGTACTTGTCGGCAAGTTCAGGAAGGTCGTCTTTATTCAGCTCATACCAGTCATTTTCCTGATAAGCCTCAAGAATGTCTCCGATGAACATGTTCATGCGTGTGCAGTCCGGGCACCAGTCAGCGTAAAATTTGACGATGATTTCTTTATCGGATTGGATCAATTCATTAAATTGCGCTTCTGTTGTGATTTTTTTCAATTGCAACCTCTCCTTTTCAATGCCATTTTAATATAAAATGAAAAGGATTTACATACAAATGCTTTTTATATGCTGTTTTTAGACCGTATTAAAATAATTAGATCATTTTCCCGGGAAAGTGATAAGATAGTAAAGATGAATCCAGTGGGGGGAGTACGAATTGAAGACAAGATTAGGATTGGTATACGGCGGAAAATCAGCGGAGCATAACGTTTCTCTGCAAACCGCGCTGGCCGTCACGAAAGCATTAGATACTGAAAAATTTGATATACACCCGATTTATATAACAGAAAAAGGCGAGTGGGTGAGAGGGCCGCAACTGACAGAACCGGTTTCA
Coding sequences within it:
- a CDS encoding macrolide family glycosyltransferase; translated protein: MGHVLMINFPGEGHINPSIGVTKELQRRGESIVYYAVEEYAEKIKKTGAEVRLYPDFREVLSPGKKKEKMDFAEVVYNMSSKVNEIVQFIYREVKSESYDYVIYDHHFLAGKIIAEMLELPSVSLCTTFAMDEQFAKTFTPQGDLESSPYFEKLKGSLGELSERYPVSLDKPFDVFSCPGDITIVFTSRAFQPHAERFGSDYLFVGPSIASRQDPGSFPFAELEGETVIVISMGTIFNQQKELYHMCIEALKDFDGKVVMSVGKSTDPRDLGSIPDHFIVRPYIPQLEVLKQADVFVTHGGMNSTNEGLYFDTPLIVIPMGADQFFVADQVERTGAGIKLDKNELSPAVLQKTIKDMLENRSYKDDAAKIGRSLRNAGGYQKAADAVLELAGRK
- a CDS encoding DUF2188 domain-containing protein, translated to MPWSMEDYPASLKHLDKPVKKKAIEIANAMVDEGYDESRAIPIATSQAKEWADNRSKSELKSYAEKADETKRGDSGSSSRPELAEKCEHVIKHEKGWAVKAEDAKRASEVKDTKAEAVERAKEIAENKGTAVVVHKKDGSVERKIRMN
- a CDS encoding EcsC family protein, with the protein product MRYDKTDLENELKKIEKWEKEQQKAWFWERIGRLPFKVLDKLTPAFIQDKIGLLLDEIGGFIQNGGQYLTSEKHLIRQFQKKLPDETIETIEDIQWAPLEVMDQICENLGKNRANTAAVQGATTGVGGLFTLAVDIPAILGLSLKTLQDIAVSYGYDPKEKTERMFIIKCLQLSAADIVGKRAIIQELSRYHQPSGSRENMISQIQGWREVVYTYRDSFGWKKLFQMVPVAGILFGAISNRSMVNGVAETGMMMYKKRRIMERLAELDATETEG
- a CDS encoding Na+/H+ antiporter NhaC family protein codes for the protein MQNQNGKASGLLPLFLFVCLFVGSGLITGDFYSLPIVAAALAASVVSLAMNRKEKLSQKTEWFAKGAGHPDIMIMVMIFILAGAFSSAAKAMGAVESTVNLALSFVPGQFMVAGLFIIAAFISVSMGTSTGTIAALAPIAAGISAEIGVPAAYSVAAVVGGAMFGDNLSFISDTTIAAVRTQKTKMSDKFKTNFLIVLPAAVATVILLMVFSAGGHPGAQAGTYSWVKVLPYLGVLIFALLGFNVMAVIFGGIVLAGVIGISDGSLTLHTYLTAITEGIGGMSELIILSLLIGGMAEMMKRNGGIAFLLQFVSRRIRSKKGAEAGIAGLVSAANLATANNTIAIITAGPLAKDLSDRYGIDNRKSASILDIFSCAVQGLIPYGAQMLSAAQIAKISPISILPYSFYPILIGVCGICAIIFRLPRFTEKA
- the gsiB gene encoding glucose starvation-inducible protein GsiB, which translates into the protein MANNNDDNKMSREEAGRKGGEKTSQNHDKEFYQEIGQKGGEATSQNHDKEFYQEIGEKGGEATSRNHDKEFYQEIGEKGGEATSRNHDKEFYQEIGEKGGEATSKNHDKEFYQEIGKKGGEATSRNHDKEFYQENGEKGGRQRRSG
- a CDS encoding AI-2E family transporter; its protein translation is MAALIKFFQHPGVRRFSVFVVLAGVLYLFRSMMNLILLTFIFTFLMNRLENVIRGFLNRFIKVSQRLIISCLYAALAIALSIGGVVYYPVIVTQIQQLIKQGKHIASHPDSIPFLDMITGMFGDINLTSYLEKGLNFIYTYITDISTFGLQVVMSLVLSMFLLIEKDKVMSLMDKFKTSKIAIFYEEIAYFGKKFTRTFGKVLEAQFIIATINCALTTIALAIMGFPQLFGLAVMVFFLGLVPVAGVVLSLIPLSIIAYSIGGIAYIVSLVLVIMIVHAIEAYFLNPKLMSAKTELPIFFTFIVLIFSEHFIGIWGLIIGIPIFVFLLDILDVTNQEKNRTAGTRK
- a CDS encoding dicarboxylate/amino acid:cation symporter — encoded protein: MKLATKIIIALLLGAVVGIILNVTSPDLFSKLNTFLFGPLGTIFLNLIKMLVVPIVFFSLTLGVAGLGDPKKLGRIGAKTISFFLITTAIAIIIGLVLALVIKPGTIGTYDTSAAEYSAQKAPSISDTLLNIIPTNPVQAMAEGNMLQIIAFSILVGLGITMLGKKADALLKVVEQGNDLMMYLVNLVMKFAPYGTFGLIAGAIGSQGWDAIKAMGLYMIVVILALFIHTIVTYGAAIALLAKRNPLTFFKDFSEVMLVAFSTSSSNATLPVSMDVAQRKLKVPEPISSFVQPLGATINMDGTAIMQGVATVFIAQVYGNDLSLTQLLMVVLTAVLASIGTAGVPGVGLIMLAMVLQTVGLPVEGIALILGIDRLLDMIRTAVNTTGDAACAVIVTETEKKHGKIEAPHSEVSV
- a CDS encoding ABC transporter ATP-binding protein, with the translated sequence MTKQPVLHIENVDKIIDGKTILKDIRLTADEGEIIGLLGPNGSGKTTLIKLITGLIKMKSGSIVINGFPIDRQFEKAIQSVGAIVENPEFYPYLTGYENLKHYANMHAGIGRERLEEVISRVGLEDAAEDKVKTYSLGMKQRLGIAQAILHRPKLLILDEPTNGLDPAGMKDFREHLRELAEEEGTAILFATHLLKEVEDLCDRVVILQKGKIKSTVVLNQADEKQEKAMLEVQPHDKALQWLKDQGYEARTEKGLLAVKVEKAQIPALNQQLVANDIDVYSIAPFKQSLEDEYMARTNGIEERNADV
- a CDS encoding ABC transporter permease, which gives rise to MFKLIQNEHVKLLKRKVTFVSLALIVVFQFLLALITKRILMGAGAEDHFIGYFSFTPNLNILLQGLSIVVAASIISFEYDKKTIKFLLIRPVRREKILVSKYVTSVLASIWLFIIYYGFSILFGLLFFGVKLDEKAEPLFINTVKMIGTQWFEVWMMVSFAFLCSALFKSSALSIMVSIVVLYGAKMLVTIMAYLEKPLGKFLLFANTDLTQYAGEAKPLFAGMTPLFSLFIVFIHLVFFLGTAWWGFCKRDMKV